Proteins encoded in a region of the Candidatus Moanabacter tarae genome:
- the coaBC_1 gene encoding Coenzyme A biosynthesis bifunctional protein CoaBC yields MEEDQQLKGKTIVLGVSGSIAAYKAADITSQLVKKGANIFVVMTREAIEFVTPLTFQTLSRNPVGVDLWKEGEGWQPGHIEVADRSDLLLIAPATANVIACFALGLAPDLLTSIYLATDSQVVVAPAMNGKMLEHPATRKNLKVLKDRGNLIIEPDEGILACGYEGRGKLSDLEVIVSTVCKRLTEPD; encoded by the coding sequence ATGGAAGAAGATCAGCAGCTTAAAGGGAAGACGATTGTTTTGGGAGTGAGCGGATCGATTGCAGCATACAAGGCGGCGGATATAACGAGTCAGTTGGTCAAAAAAGGAGCCAATATATTCGTCGTCATGACTCGTGAAGCTATCGAGTTTGTAACTCCTTTGACTTTTCAGACCTTGAGCCGGAATCCGGTTGGGGTTGATCTTTGGAAGGAAGGGGAAGGTTGGCAACCTGGGCATATCGAGGTGGCGGATCGATCGGATTTACTCCTGATAGCACCGGCTACGGCAAATGTAATCGCCTGTTTCGCCCTCGGATTGGCTCCTGACTTACTGACGTCAATCTACCTAGCGACAGATTCCCAAGTAGTTGTTGCTCCTGCCATGAATGGGAAGATGTTGGAGCATCCTGCAACGCGGAAAAATCTAAAGGTTCTGAAGGATCGAGGAAATCTGATCATTGAACCAGACGAGGGAATCTTGGCTTGTGGATACGAGGGAAGGGGAAAGTTGAGCGACCTTGAAGTTATAGTCTCGACCGTTTGCAAGCGTTTAACTGAACCTGATTGA
- the leuA gene encoding 2-isopropylmalate synthase, producing the protein MHENLRTKYRPFPRIKLPDRQWPDRRIDTAPTWCSVDLRDGNQALSVPMNLEEKHELFQTLVKIGFKEIEVGYPSASDTEFNFTRFLIEKGHIPNDVRIQVLVASREHLIRRTFQAIKGADKAIIHLYNSINPLQRRVTFGMSKKQIKAIAVEGTKLVKDLVPKVPETEIFYQYSPESFSDTELDFSLEVCQAVMNVWEPTVERPIILNLPATVELSTPNTHADQIEWFCRELKDRDKAIISLHTHNDRGTGIAATEFGLMAGAQRVEGTLFGNGERTGNLDIVTAALNMFSQGVDPDLDFRRLNHIRETYERCTRMNVHERHPYAGDLVFTAFSGTHQDAIKKGMDQMDGEIDSLWQVPYLPIDPGDIGRAYNAIIRINSQSGKGGIAYVMHREFGFDLPKAIHPDFGAIVNQIADREGRELSSLEIRDAFLREYSDLTFPLSLNSYQIKKRPEDHSHVSISAEITYKNQSEFIEGSGNGPIAAFVDALDSISLQNFHITDFRQHAITKGSTAEAAAYVEIERTSDRKRFWGASVESNIEFAGIKALVSSFNRTNVLAAKKDTIATAPEVSHKS; encoded by the coding sequence ATGCACGAAAACCTAAGAACTAAATACCGCCCGTTCCCCAGAATAAAATTGCCTGATAGACAGTGGCCCGACCGTAGAATCGACACAGCTCCAACTTGGTGCAGCGTCGACCTGAGAGACGGCAACCAGGCACTTTCTGTGCCAATGAATCTGGAGGAAAAACACGAGCTTTTTCAAACTCTCGTCAAAATTGGATTCAAGGAAATTGAGGTCGGGTATCCTTCAGCCTCGGATACAGAGTTTAATTTCACCCGCTTTCTAATTGAAAAAGGGCACATTCCAAACGATGTCAGGATCCAAGTCCTGGTAGCCTCTCGTGAACATCTTATCCGACGAACCTTTCAAGCAATAAAAGGAGCTGATAAGGCGATCATACATCTCTACAATTCAATAAATCCGCTCCAACGTCGAGTGACATTTGGAATGAGTAAAAAGCAGATCAAAGCCATCGCCGTTGAGGGAACCAAACTCGTGAAAGATCTGGTTCCTAAGGTGCCTGAAACTGAGATTTTCTATCAATATTCACCAGAGAGCTTTTCCGATACCGAATTGGATTTCTCTCTAGAAGTCTGTCAGGCTGTGATGAATGTTTGGGAACCTACCGTTGAAAGGCCCATTATTCTGAACTTGCCGGCAACGGTTGAGCTATCGACGCCAAACACCCACGCCGATCAAATCGAGTGGTTTTGTCGAGAACTCAAGGATAGGGATAAAGCAATTATCAGCCTTCATACTCACAATGATCGTGGTACCGGAATTGCAGCGACTGAATTTGGTCTTATGGCCGGCGCCCAACGCGTGGAAGGAACCCTATTTGGAAATGGCGAACGGACCGGCAATCTCGACATCGTCACGGCCGCCTTGAACATGTTCTCCCAAGGAGTGGATCCCGATCTTGATTTCCGACGCCTGAATCACATTAGGGAAACCTACGAAAGATGTACTAGAATGAATGTTCACGAACGCCATCCCTATGCTGGGGATCTTGTGTTCACCGCCTTTAGTGGAACTCATCAAGATGCTATAAAGAAGGGAATGGACCAAATGGACGGAGAAATCGACTCTCTCTGGCAAGTCCCCTACTTACCGATCGATCCCGGAGACATCGGCCGTGCATACAATGCAATAATTAGAATCAATAGCCAAAGCGGGAAAGGTGGTATTGCTTATGTCATGCACAGAGAATTTGGCTTTGATCTGCCAAAAGCAATACATCCAGATTTTGGAGCCATTGTAAATCAGATCGCAGACAGAGAAGGTAGAGAACTCTCATCTCTTGAAATTCGCGACGCTTTTTTAAGGGAATACTCCGATCTGACCTTTCCTCTTTCATTAAATTCATATCAGATTAAGAAGAGACCGGAAGATCACAGTCATGTTTCAATCTCGGCTGAAATTACCTACAAGAATCAATCAGAATTCATAGAAGGTAGCGGGAATGGACCTATTGCCGCCTTCGTCGATGCTCTCGATTCAATCTCTTTACAGAACTTCCATATCACTGATTTCCGCCAGCATGCCATCACAAAGGGATCTACCGCAGAAGCAGCTGCCTACGTTGAGATCGAGCGAACCAGTGATCGAAAACGATTCTGGGGTGCTAGCGTTGAAAGCAACATTGAGTTTGCAGGAATCAAAGCATTGGTCAGTTCGTTTAATCGCACAAATGTTCTCGCAGCGAAGAAAGATACTATAGCGACTGCACCAGAGGTGTCACATAAATCGTGA
- the pqiB gene encoding Paraquat-inducible protein B, whose translation MSRRANYTVIGLFVIGGLILAAGSLIFFGSFKLFSDHEEFICYFDEPVSGLDIGSPVKFRGVKIGSVKEIFLRFNQGDKIDHIPVVMQLDLSLLNSSIGVDVDIRDDDTFSKIIALGYRAKLVTESFITGLRYIEIDIVFEAGKPKLVQEKVVYKEIPTVPSLNAQLGQSVEEVFVRLGALDIPMINDELIRVLKNAREGLEEVDFGGVSELIKEASHSTSNFLESPELGETITAIKETVNEFRLFATKLNSRFDTVLAEAGETNEELQRLLKQVGETTSKAEFLFSSESSFRYRIEDALEEVKEAAEAIRILVNYLERNPNSLLRGKSPKEN comes from the coding sequence ATGAGCAGAAGAGCTAACTATACAGTCATCGGCCTGTTTGTGATCGGAGGATTGATCCTAGCAGCGGGATCCCTTATTTTCTTTGGTTCCTTTAAGCTTTTTAGCGACCATGAGGAATTTATCTGTTACTTCGACGAACCAGTCAGTGGCCTTGATATTGGATCTCCTGTAAAGTTTCGTGGCGTGAAAATTGGGAGCGTTAAGGAAATCTTTTTACGCTTCAACCAGGGGGATAAAATTGATCATATTCCAGTGGTCATGCAATTAGATTTGTCTCTTCTCAATAGTTCTATCGGTGTAGATGTGGATATTCGCGATGACGATACATTTTCTAAAATCATAGCCCTGGGGTATCGAGCAAAGTTAGTGACAGAAAGCTTCATTACGGGGTTAAGATATATTGAAATCGATATCGTGTTTGAGGCAGGAAAGCCCAAACTGGTACAAGAGAAGGTTGTCTATAAGGAGATCCCAACAGTGCCTTCCTTGAACGCTCAATTAGGTCAGAGTGTGGAGGAGGTCTTTGTAAGATTAGGTGCGCTCGACATACCAATGATCAATGATGAACTCATAAGAGTATTAAAAAATGCTCGAGAAGGGTTGGAGGAAGTTGATTTTGGAGGAGTTAGCGAATTAATTAAAGAAGCCAGCCATTCTACTTCGAATTTTTTAGAATCGCCTGAGCTTGGAGAGACCATAACGGCGATAAAAGAGACCGTGAATGAGTTTCGACTATTCGCTACAAAGCTTAACAGTCGATTTGATACGGTGTTGGCTGAGGCCGGCGAAACTAATGAAGAGCTACAACGATTGCTGAAACAAGTCGGGGAAACGACATCTAAAGCAGAGTTCTTGTTTTCTTCAGAATCGTCTTTTCGTTACCGGATCGAAGATGCTCTGGAAGAGGTGAAGGAAGCGGCGGAAGCAATTCGTATTTTAGTTAATTATTTGGAACGAAATCCTAATTCATTATTGAGAGGAAAGAGTCCGAAGGAAAATTGA
- the mkl gene encoding putative ribonucleotide transport ATP-binding protein mkl: MAYGSFVVMRDLNFEILCGEVMIIMGGSGCGKSTLLKHLIGLSEPVRGDILYDGISFVHASEEEKQSQVRRFGVLYQGGALWSSMTLAENVALPLEEYTDLNSREISELVSYKLSLVGLKGFQEFYPSQVSGGMRKRAGLARAMALDPEILFFDEPSAGLDPINSRRLDDLILQLRDSLGTTVVVVTHELKSIFSIADNAIFLDAGPKTMTAIGHPKQLVEDPPNTNVYEFLTRGGK; this comes from the coding sequence ATGGCCTATGGGTCCTTCGTCGTTATGCGAGATCTTAATTTTGAGATTCTTTGCGGTGAAGTCATGATTATTATGGGTGGGAGCGGATGTGGGAAAAGTACCCTTCTTAAACATCTGATTGGTTTATCGGAACCGGTTCGAGGAGATATTCTTTACGATGGGATTAGTTTTGTACATGCCTCCGAAGAGGAGAAGCAGTCTCAAGTTCGTCGATTCGGTGTTCTCTATCAAGGTGGGGCTTTGTGGAGTTCGATGACCTTGGCTGAGAACGTGGCGTTGCCGTTGGAGGAATATACCGATCTGAATTCAAGAGAAATCTCGGAACTCGTTTCTTACAAGCTGTCATTGGTCGGGTTAAAAGGATTTCAGGAGTTTTATCCATCTCAGGTAAGCGGAGGAATGCGAAAGCGAGCTGGATTGGCTAGAGCCATGGCGTTGGATCCCGAGATTTTATTCTTTGATGAGCCCTCGGCTGGGCTCGATCCGATTAATTCTCGAAGACTTGACGACTTGATTTTACAGCTGAGGGACAGCTTGGGTACTACTGTCGTAGTTGTAACCCATGAGTTAAAGAGCATCTTTTCGATTGCCGATAACGCAATCTTTCTCGACGCTGGTCCTAAGACGATGACGGCAATAGGGCATCCAAAGCAACTAGTAGAGGATCCACCCAATACAAATGTTTATGAATTCCTTACCAGGGGCGGTAAGTAA
- the mlaE gene encoding putative phospholipid ABC transporter permease protein MlaE: protein MATIQMDFGEEVLTIHLMGNWRVDSSPPNFASIEELFDTVGDVRVVAVTTNKVETWDSMLMTYLVKLVHLCRRHKLEFDRSPLPHDLRMLLNLSLAVPEHENAQLDVETKSFLGRVGKATVDRYGEFLEMLVFTGECFASVLRMLAGRTSVRWKDFWLIVQEVGANAIWIVTLVSFLIGLIIAFLGAVILNRFGADVYVSYLIGYGMLRELGALMTGIIIAGRTGAAFAAEIASMKFSEEIDALKTLGIDPIDFIFLPRILALFLMMPLLVLYADVIGVASGMLVSNLMLDVSVPIFLNGMKVAVALPDYLLGIFKGIVFGILVAISGCLRGMQSRGSAEGVGLATTSAVVTGITLVIFFNAIIDWIAAIYDI, encoded by the coding sequence ATGGCTACAATACAGATGGACTTTGGAGAAGAGGTGTTAACCATTCACTTAATGGGCAACTGGCGGGTGGATTCATCCCCTCCAAATTTTGCTTCAATCGAAGAATTATTCGACACAGTTGGGGATGTCAGAGTTGTGGCGGTTACAACGAATAAGGTCGAGACTTGGGATTCGATGCTTATGACATATTTGGTTAAACTCGTGCATCTATGTAGAAGACACAAATTGGAATTCGATCGGTCCCCGCTTCCTCATGATTTAAGAATGCTGCTTAATTTGTCCTTGGCTGTACCGGAACATGAAAACGCCCAACTGGATGTAGAGACAAAGTCATTCTTGGGCCGAGTTGGAAAGGCAACGGTTGATCGATATGGAGAATTCTTGGAAATGCTGGTTTTCACTGGAGAGTGTTTTGCGAGTGTTCTTCGGATGCTAGCTGGACGGACCTCGGTACGATGGAAGGACTTTTGGCTCATTGTTCAAGAGGTGGGGGCTAATGCTATCTGGATCGTTACTCTTGTCAGCTTTTTGATCGGCCTAATTATCGCATTTCTGGGGGCAGTAATATTAAATCGATTCGGTGCTGATGTCTACGTCTCCTATCTTATTGGATATGGAATGTTAAGGGAATTAGGTGCTTTAATGACAGGAATAATTATTGCAGGCCGAACGGGGGCAGCTTTTGCGGCCGAAATCGCGAGCATGAAGTTTTCCGAGGAAATTGATGCTCTTAAGACCCTGGGGATTGATCCAATCGATTTTATCTTCCTTCCCCGTATTTTGGCGCTTTTTTTGATGATGCCACTCCTTGTATTGTATGCCGATGTGATAGGAGTTGCAAGTGGCATGCTTGTTTCCAATCTAATGCTCGATGTTTCGGTTCCTATTTTTCTTAACGGAATGAAAGTTGCTGTGGCTTTGCCGGACTACTTATTGGGTATCTTCAAGGGAATAGTTTTTGGAATTTTAGTTGCCATTTCAGGATGTCTGCGCGGAATGCAATCTAGGGGTAGTGCAGAAGGAGTAGGGTTGGCTACTACCTCAGCGGTAGTAACTGGAATCACACTTGTCATTTTCTTCAATGCTATAATTGACTGGATTGCTGCAATCTACGACATCTAG
- the recD2 gene encoding ATP-dependent RecD-like DNA helicase — MKTKNKNELQGILERIIFLNDESQFCIGEFKSSKEGKNLTIKGTLPGVQCGETLHLHGHWERHPKHGDQFNVTQFKSILPSTVYGIRKYLGSGLVPGIGKVYADKIVDRFGTDTLRIISEESARLKEVSGIGQKRIQAIRSNWIEQEALRDVMTFLQTYGVSVAQCLRIVRRYGPSAKRIVREEPYKVARDIPGIGFKSADKIAINIGFANDSMERIEAGIHYALQSLEDEGHTGFPFDSLATHAAELLQTKIDSVRSCLASLIEKTELVFSSNQPLVQLPTLDQAERTIAKAIHKISTGPSHYPGIKVEIAINWAQERARIPFAEDQKHAIRTALTEKVSIITGGPGTGKTTILRAVVEILKAKKVNVLLASPTGRAAQRMSEATGSSAQTIHRLLKFDPAKGRFSVNQSSPLNADLLIVDEVSMLDCRLAAALLQSIPSYAHLVLVGDIDQLPSVGAGNILTDLITSKSIPVTLLSTIFRQKEKSEIIKVAYRILKGNPSPPRPRTGLSSPHLNEDLQFLKTTSPQECVELIADICKNFISTQTNYDPLMDVQVLAPLHKGIAGIRNLNLELQARLNPNDNGLYTGNTRFLIGDKVIQTRNNYDKSIFNGDIGKVVSIEHDENRLTVAFINETVVLDRFDISDLQLAYTTSVHKAQGSEFPIVIIPLLKQHYIMLQRNLLYTAITRGKNKVIIVGDPAAYAIAVNNKQSATRFTGLRSIIEKWEE; from the coding sequence GTGAAGACGAAGAACAAAAATGAACTCCAAGGAATTCTGGAGCGAATTATTTTCCTGAATGACGAATCACAATTTTGCATAGGCGAATTCAAGTCCAGTAAGGAGGGAAAGAATCTAACCATTAAAGGCACCCTTCCGGGCGTTCAATGCGGCGAAACATTGCACCTTCACGGCCACTGGGAGCGTCATCCCAAGCACGGCGACCAATTTAATGTTACGCAATTCAAATCGATTCTTCCCTCTACGGTTTACGGTATTCGAAAGTATCTAGGAAGCGGTTTGGTTCCTGGGATCGGGAAAGTTTATGCCGATAAAATAGTAGACCGTTTTGGAACCGATACATTACGCATCATCTCAGAAGAATCAGCTCGTCTCAAAGAAGTCTCAGGAATTGGACAAAAACGAATTCAAGCCATCAGAAGCAATTGGATTGAACAAGAAGCTCTTCGAGATGTAATGACATTCCTTCAAACCTATGGTGTTTCCGTCGCCCAATGCCTCCGCATCGTGCGTCGATACGGCCCATCGGCCAAAAGAATCGTCCGCGAGGAACCCTACAAGGTTGCCCGGGATATTCCTGGAATCGGGTTTAAGAGTGCCGATAAAATCGCCATTAACATTGGTTTCGCAAACGACAGTATGGAACGAATCGAAGCGGGAATTCATTACGCCCTACAATCCCTCGAGGATGAAGGTCACACCGGTTTTCCTTTCGACTCCTTGGCTACTCACGCGGCAGAACTCCTTCAGACCAAAATTGATTCTGTTCGAAGCTGTTTGGCTTCACTAATTGAAAAAACAGAATTAGTTTTTAGTTCCAATCAACCCCTCGTTCAGTTACCAACATTGGACCAAGCTGAGCGCACTATCGCGAAGGCTATTCACAAGATTTCAACCGGCCCCTCTCACTATCCTGGGATCAAAGTTGAAATCGCAATAAATTGGGCACAAGAGCGTGCTCGCATACCTTTTGCCGAGGACCAAAAACATGCCATTCGCACCGCTCTTACAGAAAAAGTCTCAATTATTACTGGCGGACCCGGAACTGGGAAGACTACTATTCTCCGGGCTGTAGTAGAGATTCTAAAAGCAAAAAAAGTTAACGTTCTACTAGCCTCTCCCACTGGTCGGGCTGCCCAGAGAATGTCGGAAGCAACCGGCAGTTCAGCCCAAACGATCCATCGTTTGCTGAAATTCGATCCCGCGAAAGGGAGATTCTCTGTTAATCAATCTTCTCCACTAAACGCAGATTTACTGATTGTAGATGAAGTAAGTATGTTAGACTGCCGTCTTGCCGCCGCCCTTCTCCAGTCGATTCCCTCTTATGCTCATCTCGTTCTAGTTGGCGACATAGATCAACTACCTTCCGTTGGAGCTGGAAACATTCTTACTGATCTTATTACTTCGAAAAGCATACCAGTGACTCTTCTATCCACGATCTTTCGTCAAAAAGAGAAAAGCGAGATTATCAAGGTTGCTTATCGAATTCTCAAAGGCAATCCCAGCCCGCCACGTCCTAGGACAGGACTTAGCTCTCCTCATCTCAACGAAGACCTCCAATTCCTCAAGACAACTTCCCCTCAAGAATGCGTCGAATTGATTGCAGACATTTGTAAAAATTTTATCTCCACCCAAACTAACTATGATCCCCTTATGGATGTACAAGTCTTGGCCCCACTTCACAAGGGAATAGCAGGGATTCGGAACCTGAACCTTGAACTTCAGGCCCGGCTTAATCCCAATGATAACGGTCTATACACCGGTAACACGCGGTTCCTAATCGGCGATAAGGTGATACAAACCCGAAACAATTACGACAAATCTATCTTCAATGGCGATATTGGAAAGGTCGTTTCAATAGAACATGACGAAAATAGACTTACCGTCGCATTCATTAACGAGACCGTCGTCCTGGACCGGTTCGATATTAGTGATCTCCAACTAGCATATACCACTAGCGTCCACAAAGCTCAGGGAAGTGAATTCCCCATCGTTATAATTCCTCTTCTCAAACAGCATTATATCATGCTTCAGCGAAACCTACTCTATACCGCTATCACTCGTGGCAAAAATAAAGTCATCATCGTGGGCGATCCCGCCGCCTACGCCATTGCGGTTAATAACA